The DNA segment TCTGCTCCCTATCTTCATCTCCTCTCCATCTTTGATTGTGTAAAAGTTCTCAACGACTTTCTCGCCGTAGAATCCCTCCAGGAAACGCTTGGCGAAACTCGTGCCTATGAGCTTGGCTTTGTAGCCGTTGGCCTCAAGGAAGGCCGGTAAGGCCCCGGTGTGGTCGGGCTCGGTGTGGTGGATTACAACGTGGGTTACCTCCTTTGGATCGACCAGCTTTTCGAGGGCCTCCATGAAGAGGTCGGTATATTCGGCCTTGCTCAGGTCGAAGAGAACCGTCGCACCGTCAAGCTTCATCAGGTAAGCGTTGTAGGTTATCCCCTCGGGGATGTCCCATGTGGCTTCGAAGTATCTTATCCTGTCATCGTCGACCCGGATTATGTAGAGCTCCGGATCGTCAAGAATCTTCTCAACTTTCACATCCGGCATTTCTATCACCGAACCTATTTGGTGCGGAAGCATAAAAAGCCTTTCTTGACCAAAAAGTTAAGGACGAAATTGGGTAGAGTTAAAATTTTGAAAAGGAACTCACCCTCCCTCCAGGAGCCCGAATATCCCCTCCAGGTCGGGCACTTCCCTTATCGGATAGACCTTGAAGAACGCCACCTTCCCGTCTTCGTCTATGAGGACGTTTGCCCTCTCGGAAAAGCCATCCTTTTCACGGAACAGGCCGTAGAGCTTTGCAACCTCCCCGTGCGGCCAGAAATCGCTCAGAATCCTGAGCTTCTTGAGGCCGATATGCTCGGCCCAGGCCTTCTTGCTCGGCACGGCGTCGACGCTTATCCCGACGGGAACGACGTTCAGGCCCTCAAAGCGTTCATGGTTTTCCTCAAGGGCTTTCATCTGCTTCTCACATATCCCGGTCCAGGCTAGGGGATGGAAGGACAGCAGAACCTTCTTTCCGCTGAAATTGCTCAGTCTGAAATCCTCACCGTTCTGATCCTTCAGAACGAAATCCGGAGCCTTTTCACCAACGTTCATACCAACACCTCAACTAACTCTTGCTAAAGCTGAAAAAGAAAATGTTTCAGAGCCTCTTGCTTTCGAAGAACTCCTCCACAAGGTCGAGCTTCGGCCCGCGCTTCCAGAGCGGGGTCTTGTCTTTCCTGTAGGCCGGGACGCTTTCCTCGAAGGTGGGCCTCTCGTTCACGTAGAAGATTCCCAGCGGGAGCGGGTCCGTCTCTATCGCGCGCCTAAAAGCGGCCTCCCTGTCAAAGGGCCCGTCGTCCATCCAGTATGTGTGCTCCCTGTACCAGGCGTAGGTGTTCACCTTGTTGAAGCTGACGCACGGGTGGAGGATGTCAACTATGGCCAAACCCCTGTGCTGAATTGCCTTCTTGATTATCTCGACGCTCTCCCGGAAGTAGCCCATGAAGGTTCTCGCGACGAAGGAGGCGTTCATTGCTATCGCCAGGGCGACGGGATTGAAAGGCTCCTCAAAAACTCCCCAGGGCTGGGTCGGGGTTTTCATTCCAACCATCGTCGTCGGTGACGCCTGTCCCTTCGTGAGGCCGTATATCTGGTTGTCGTGGATGAGAACCGTTATGTCCGGGTTCCTCCTTATCGC comes from the Thermococcus celericrescens genome and includes:
- a CDS encoding peroxiredoxin — translated: MNVGEKAPDFVLKDQNGEDFRLSNFSGKKVLLSFHPLAWTGICEKQMKALEENHERFEGLNVVPVGISVDAVPSKKAWAEHIGLKKLRILSDFWPHGEVAKLYGLFREKDGFSERANVLIDEDGKVAFFKVYPIREVPDLEGIFGLLEGG
- a CDS encoding thiamine pyrophosphate-dependent enzyme, translated to MNLPTGREAFEPRRPGSEDVAWCPGCGNFGIRNILISALAELGLRPSQVAIISGIGQAAKMPHYINANGYHTLHGRAIPIATGVKAANPELTVIAEGGDGDMYAEGGNHLLHAIRRNPDITVLIHDNQIYGLTKGQASPTTMVGMKTPTQPWGVFEEPFNPVALAIAMNASFVARTFMGYFRESVEIIKKAIQHRGLAIVDILHPCVSFNKVNTYAWYREHTYWMDDGPFDREAAFRRAIETDPLPLGIFYVNERPTFEESVPAYRKDKTPLWKRGPKLDLVEEFFESKRL